One genomic segment of [Pasteurella] aerogenes includes these proteins:
- the pepT gene encoding peptidase T produces the protein MNNITSYHGPLLERFLHYVGYDTQSKIGAKSSPSSSGQLKLAKHLQQELFALGLENIEMSKNGVVTAFLPSNVAPNAPTIGFIAHLDTSPQCSGKHIKAEVIESYRGGDIALGLGDEFISPVYYPFLQKLVGKTLIVSDGNNLLGADNKAGIAEIMTALSMIQENRLPHCNIRVAFTPDEEIGLGMDFFPMDKFPCDWAYTVDGGESGELEYENFNAASAKVTIYGNNMHTGSAKNHMINALTLACEFQQGFPKAETPEQTEGRQGFFHLESFSGDIEKVELRYLIRDFDHVKFEQRKAFLSMLVVDFNRKKKLRQKAEVEITDSYFNMYDTIQKVPQSVDLADRAIRECGIEPQHKVIRGGTDGAKLAEKGLACPNLFTGGYNFHSKHELITLEGMADSVSVIVKITELALQR, from the coding sequence ATGAATAATATAACATCATATCATGGTCCGTTGCTTGAGCGTTTTTTACACTATGTCGGCTATGATACACAATCCAAAATCGGTGCTAAAAGCTCCCCTAGCTCCAGCGGACAATTAAAACTCGCAAAACACTTACAACAAGAATTGTTTGCTTTAGGGTTGGAAAATATCGAAATGAGCAAAAATGGTGTGGTAACCGCGTTTTTACCCTCAAATGTTGCGCCAAATGCACCAACTATCGGCTTTATCGCCCACCTAGATACCTCACCGCAATGCAGCGGCAAGCATATCAAAGCGGAAGTGATTGAAAGTTACCGCGGCGGTGATATTGCGCTGGGGCTAGGCGATGAGTTTATCAGCCCGGTATATTATCCGTTTTTACAAAAATTAGTGGGTAAAACCTTGATCGTTTCTGATGGCAATAATTTATTGGGTGCCGACAATAAAGCGGGAATTGCGGAAATAATGACCGCACTTTCTATGATTCAAGAAAACCGCCTGCCTCATTGCAATATTCGTGTGGCGTTCACGCCGGATGAAGAAATCGGCTTAGGTATGGATTTTTTCCCGATGGACAAATTCCCTTGCGATTGGGCTTATACTGTGGATGGTGGTGAATCGGGTGAACTGGAATATGAAAATTTCAATGCGGCGAGTGCCAAGGTCACGATTTATGGCAACAATATGCATACCGGCAGCGCTAAAAATCATATGATTAATGCGTTGACGTTAGCTTGCGAATTTCAACAAGGTTTTCCAAAAGCGGAAACCCCAGAGCAAACGGAAGGGCGGCAAGGCTTTTTCCATCTGGAAAGTTTCAGCGGCGATATTGAAAAAGTGGAACTGCGTTATCTGATTCGCGATTTTGACCATGTTAAATTTGAGCAACGCAAAGCCTTTTTATCTATGTTGGTGGTAGATTTTAATCGCAAGAAAAAATTGCGCCAAAAAGCAGAAGTGGAAATCACGGACAGCTATTTTAATATGTACGACACCATCCAAAAAGTCCCTCAATCTGTTGACCTAGCAGATCGCGCTATTCGAGAATGTGGTATTGAACCGCAACATAAGGTTATTCGTGGCGGTACGGATGGTGCAAAATTAGCTGAAAAAGGCTTGGCTTGCCCAAATCTTTTTACTGGGGGTTATAATTTTCACAGTAAACACGAATTAATCACGTTGGAAGGCATGGCTGACAGCGTGAGCGTTATTGTGAAAATCACCGAACTGGCATTGCAACGTTGA
- the potA_2 gene encoding putrescine/spermidine ABC transporter ATPase encodes MENTVQSKPIIELRSLTKSYGDKTIISDFDLTINNGEFLTILGPSGCGKTTVLRLIAGFEELNDGQIILDGQDITDVPAERRPVNTVFQSYALFPHMTIFENVAFGLRMQKVPNDQIKPRVMEALRMVRLDEMADRKPTQLSGGQQQRIAIARAVVNKPKVLLLDESLSALDYKLRKEMQNELKALQRQLGITFIFVTHDQEEALTMSDRIIVMNKGHIEQDGSPREIYEDPKNLFVARFIGEINVFDATVIERQSEKTVKANVEGRICEIYTDIPVEAGQKLKVLLRPEDIVIEELDENESSKAIIGHVTDRTYKGMTLESNIVLDHNQMKVLVSEFFNEDDPHIDHSVGQKVALTWHDGWEVVLNDEDHR; translated from the coding sequence GTGGAAAATACAGTTCAAAGCAAGCCGATTATTGAGCTTCGTTCTCTAACTAAATCTTACGGTGATAAAACCATTATCAGTGATTTTGATTTAACCATTAATAATGGTGAATTTTTGACCATTCTTGGTCCATCCGGTTGTGGTAAAACCACTGTTTTACGTCTGATTGCCGGTTTTGAAGAATTAAATGACGGTCAGATTATTTTAGACGGTCAAGATATCACTGATGTCCCCGCTGAACGTCGCCCGGTAAATACCGTATTCCAAAGTTATGCCTTGTTTCCGCATATGACGATTTTTGAAAACGTAGCCTTTGGCTTACGTATGCAAAAAGTGCCAAATGATCAGATTAAACCACGTGTAATGGAAGCATTGCGTATGGTTCGTTTAGATGAAATGGCAGATCGTAAACCGACTCAACTTTCCGGCGGTCAACAACAACGTATTGCCATTGCTCGCGCGGTAGTGAACAAACCTAAAGTGCTGTTGCTCGATGAATCCTTATCGGCGCTTGATTATAAATTGCGTAAAGAAATGCAAAACGAATTAAAAGCCTTGCAACGCCAATTAGGAATTACTTTTATTTTTGTTACCCACGATCAAGAAGAAGCATTGACCATGTCTGATCGTATTATCGTAATGAATAAAGGTCATATTGAACAAGACGGTTCTCCACGTGAAATTTACGAAGATCCGAAAAACCTCTTTGTGGCGCGCTTTATCGGTGAAATCAATGTATTTGATGCGACCGTGATCGAACGTCAATCAGAAAAAACGGTAAAAGCCAATGTGGAAGGTCGCATTTGTGAAATTTATACCGATATTCCGGTTGAAGCCGGACAAAAACTGAAAGTATTACTTCGTCCTGAAGATATCGTGATTGAAGAATTAGATGAAAACGAAAGTTCTAAAGCGATTATTGGTCACGTAACCGATCGTACCTATAAAGGTATGACGTTAGAATCCAATATCGTCTTAGATCATAACCAAATGAAAGTGTTGGTAAGCGAATTCTTTAATGAAGATGATCCACATATTGACCACTCTGTGGGGCAAAAAGTGGCATTGACTTGGCACGACGGATGGGAGGTTGTATTAAACGATGAAGACCACCGCTAG
- the potB_1 gene encoding spermidine/putrescine transport system permease PotB: MKTTASRFQTGTVAVIFGWLLFFVLAPNILVLTVSFLTRDSSNFYALPFTLENYTRLFEPLYAQVVWNSLYMSGIATIICLIVGYPFAFMIAKIKPKFRPLLLFLVVLPFWTNSLIRIYGMKIFLGVKGILNNTLMSLGIISEPIRILNTEVAVIIGLVYLLLPFMILPLYSAIEKLDHRLLEAAKDLGANAFQRFVKVIIPLTMPGIIAGCLLVLLPAMGMFYVADLLGGAKVLLVGNVIKSEFLISRNWPFGSAISIGLTILMALLIFIYYKASKLMNKKMELE; encoded by the coding sequence ATGAAGACCACCGCTAGCAGATTTCAAACCGGTACCGTCGCTGTTATCTTCGGTTGGTTACTTTTCTTCGTGTTAGCACCGAATATTTTGGTGCTAACCGTGAGTTTTTTGACCCGTGATAGCAGTAATTTTTATGCGTTACCTTTTACCTTAGAAAACTACACTCGCTTATTTGAGCCATTATATGCACAAGTAGTGTGGAATTCATTGTATATGTCGGGTATTGCCACCATCATTTGTTTGATCGTGGGCTATCCTTTCGCCTTTATGATTGCCAAAATAAAGCCGAAATTTCGACCGCTCTTATTGTTTTTAGTGGTACTACCGTTTTGGACGAACTCGCTAATCCGTATTTACGGGATGAAAATTTTCTTGGGCGTAAAAGGGATTTTAAATAATACCCTGATGAGCTTAGGAATTATTAGCGAACCGATCCGGATTTTAAATACAGAAGTAGCAGTAATTATCGGTTTAGTGTATTTATTGCTTCCATTTATGATTTTACCGCTATACTCGGCGATCGAAAAACTCGATCATCGTTTATTGGAAGCAGCAAAAGATCTAGGCGCCAATGCGTTTCAACGCTTTGTTAAGGTCATCATTCCGCTGACTATGCCGGGTATTATCGCCGGCTGTTTATTGGTATTATTACCGGCAATGGGGATGTTCTATGTTGCCGATTTATTAGGCGGAGCAAAAGTATTGTTAGTAGGTAACGTAATTAAAAGCGAATTCCTTATTTCCCGTAACTGGCCATTTGGTTCGGCAATCAGTATCGGCTTGACCATCTTAATGGCATTGTTAATCTTTATTTACTATAAAGCCAGTAAATTAATGAATAAGAAAATGGAGTTAGAATAA
- the potC gene encoding spermidine/putrescine transport system permease protein PotC produces MGRLLRAIFMLVVYSFLYIPIIILVANSFNEDRYGLTWKGFSWNWYERLFNNDTLIQAAIHSVTIAFFAATLATIVGGLTAIALYRYRFRGKQAVSGMLFIVMMSPDIVMAVSLLALFMIVGISLGFWSLLLAHITFCLPYVVVTVFSRLKGFDSTMLEAAKDLGASEVTILRKIILPLALPAIVSGWLLSFTISLDDVVVSSFVSGVSYEILPLKIFSLVKTGVTPEVNALATIMIILSLFLVILSQVIARKEK; encoded by the coding sequence ATGGGACGTTTACTACGCGCAATTTTTATGTTGGTGGTATATTCTTTCCTATATATCCCAATTATTATTTTGGTCGCTAACTCCTTCAATGAAGACCGTTACGGACTGACTTGGAAAGGATTTAGCTGGAACTGGTACGAACGTTTATTTAATAACGACACCCTTATCCAAGCGGCAATTCACTCCGTTACAATTGCGTTTTTTGCTGCCACCTTGGCCACAATTGTCGGCGGACTAACTGCTATTGCCCTTTATCGCTACCGTTTCCGTGGCAAGCAAGCAGTAAGCGGAATGTTGTTTATCGTCATGATGTCACCGGATATCGTAATGGCAGTATCGTTATTAGCATTATTTATGATCGTCGGTATTTCTCTTGGTTTCTGGTCATTATTATTGGCGCACATTACATTCTGTTTGCCTTATGTCGTGGTCACCGTCTTTTCCCGCCTTAAAGGATTTGACTCAACCATGTTGGAAGCCGCGAAAGACTTAGGCGCTAGTGAAGTGACGATTTTACGCAAAATCATTCTTCCGCTTGCATTACCGGCAATTGTTTCTGGCTGGTTATTAAGTTTTACTATTTCTCTTGATGACGTGGTAGTTTCTTCCTTCGTCAGTGGCGTAAGCTATGAGATTTTACCATTGAAGATCTTCTCTTTGGTGAAAACTGGGGTTACACCGGAAGTCAACGCGCTTGCTACGATTATGATTATTCTCTCTTTATTCTTGGTTATCTTAAGCCAAGTGATTGCGAGAAAAGAGAAATAA
- the potD_2 gene encoding protein PotD, with translation MKKFAGLVTVGMLTVALAACNDKETTATTAAAPAPANDTVYLYTWTEYVPDGLLEEFTKETGIKVIVSSLESNETMYAKLKTQGEAGGYDVIAPSNYFVSKMAREGMLLPLDHSKLPVIKELNPDWLDKDYDKGNKYSLPQLLGAPGIAFNTGDYKATDFTSWADLWKPEFAGKVQLLDDAREVFNIALLKLGQDPNTKDPKIIEQAYQELLKLRPNVLSFNSDNPANSFISGEVNVGQLWNGSVRIAKKEQAPLDMVFPKEGPVLWVDTLAIPATSKNPDGAHKLINYMLGAKTAAKLTEEIGYPTSNMEALKLLPAEITQDPAIYPSNEILQKSYWQDDVGDAVQYYEEFYQKLKAAK, from the coding sequence ATGAAAAAATTTGCAGGTCTTGTCACCGTTGGGATGCTTACAGTTGCGTTAGCCGCTTGTAACGATAAAGAAACAACTGCAACCACTGCAGCAGCTCCGGCTCCAGCAAATGACACTGTATACCTTTATACTTGGACAGAATACGTACCGGACGGTCTTTTAGAAGAGTTTACTAAAGAAACCGGCATCAAAGTTATCGTTTCAAGCTTAGAGTCAAATGAAACAATGTATGCAAAACTCAAAACCCAAGGTGAAGCCGGCGGTTATGACGTGATTGCACCGTCAAACTATTTCGTTTCCAAAATGGCTCGTGAAGGAATGTTATTGCCATTAGACCACAGCAAATTGCCTGTTATCAAAGAGCTTAATCCGGATTGGTTGGATAAAGATTATGACAAAGGAAATAAATATTCTTTACCACAATTATTAGGCGCGCCGGGAATCGCTTTCAATACTGGCGATTACAAAGCGACGGATTTCACTTCTTGGGCTGATTTATGGAAACCAGAATTTGCCGGTAAAGTTCAATTATTGGACGATGCACGCGAAGTATTCAATATCGCCTTATTAAAATTAGGTCAAGATCCGAATACGAAAGATCCAAAAATCATCGAACAAGCGTACCAAGAATTGCTAAAACTACGTCCGAACGTATTGTCTTTCAACTCTGACAACCCAGCGAACTCCTTTATCTCTGGTGAAGTAAATGTTGGTCAATTATGGAACGGTTCTGTACGTATTGCGAAAAAAGAACAAGCACCTTTAGATATGGTATTCCCGAAAGAAGGTCCGGTACTATGGGTGGATACCTTAGCCATTCCAGCCACCTCCAAAAACCCAGATGGCGCACATAAATTAATCAACTATATGTTGGGTGCAAAAACAGCAGCGAAATTAACCGAAGAAATCGGTTATCCGACCTCAAACATGGAAGCCTTAAAATTACTTCCAGCAGAGATCACACAAGACCCTGCTATTTACCCAAGCAATGAAATTCTACAAAAAAGTTATTGGCAAGATGACGTAGGTGATGCAGTTCAATACTACGAAGAATTCTACCAAAAATTAAAAGCGGCAAAATAA
- a CDS encoding DoxX translates to MDLFGKLNTYVLGLLRIVAGYMFLLHGTAKLFEFPVSMTGGNGAVELLSLYGIGGLIEVVGGLLLILGLFTRITAFILSGQMAYAYFIIHATAETILLPIVNKGELAALYCLVFLYFVFSGSGAWALDNLRKKA, encoded by the coding sequence ATGGATTTATTCGGTAAATTAAATACTTATGTGCTTGGTTTGTTACGTATTGTTGCAGGTTATATGTTTTTGTTACATGGCACTGCAAAATTGTTTGAATTTCCGGTATCGATGACCGGCGGTAACGGCGCAGTAGAATTATTATCCTTATACGGTATTGGTGGTTTAATTGAAGTGGTTGGCGGTCTGTTGCTCATATTGGGGTTATTTACTCGTATCACTGCGTTCATTCTCTCCGGTCAAATGGCGTATGCGTATTTTATTATACACGCCACTGCTGAAACGATTTTACTCCCAATAGTCAACAAAGGTGAATTAGCTGCATTATATTGCTTAGTCTTTTTGTACTTTGTGTTTTCCGGTTCTGGTGCTTGGGCGTTAGATAATTTACGCAAAAAAGCATAA
- the dipZ gene encoding thiol:disulfide interchange protein, whose amino-acid sequence MKKYWLIFLVFFSAFVHAEWFNSQEQFLKAEEAFVFSAQQRVNSTTQEKSVNLHWDIADGYYLYQKELRVVGTQTDLAPLSFPPAEEHQDEFFGRVLIYREQLDLPVSLHNADPNAQLEVTYQGCTTGFCYPPETKTLSLADLPVTTINDVSNTDTQSAVQNSFVFNLSSADQNSLTSALLESRFSALWFFVLGLGLAFTPCVLPMLPLLSAIVIGQGQRPNMARALGLSFTYVQGMALTYTLLGLVVAMIGLPFQVALQSPYVLIGLSVIFTLLALSMFGVFSIQLPSAWQTKLTLISQGQKGGAFSGVFVMGMVAGLIASPCTSAPLSATLLYVAQSGDLIFGVLTLYLLALGMGIPLIFITLFGNKILPKSSAWTEKVKTAFGFVMLALPVFLLSRVLPEIWAPRMWAMLGVAFCLWAALQMPARGIGHALRIGFFVAAFILVKPLQDWVWQEEVIQETPNAVIFQKISSEAELNQALMNNPKAIAMLDLYADWCVACKEFEKYTFNTPKVRSDFEQILLLQVDMTKNSAENAALMKKFQIVGLPSILFFNQQGEEIQGSRVSGFMDQAQFSAWINEKVLP is encoded by the coding sequence ATGAAAAAATATTGGCTTATTTTTTTAGTCTTTTTTTCCGCATTTGTACACGCGGAATGGTTTAATTCTCAAGAGCAATTTTTAAAGGCGGAGGAGGCATTTGTCTTTTCGGCGCAACAGCGTGTCAATTCAACCACTCAAGAAAAAAGTGTTAATTTGCATTGGGATATCGCAGATGGATATTATTTATATCAAAAAGAACTGCGCGTTGTCGGTACGCAAACTGATCTTGCGCCGTTATCTTTTCCGCCAGCAGAGGAACACCAAGATGAATTTTTCGGTCGAGTTCTAATTTATCGTGAGCAGCTTGATTTACCGGTCAGTTTACACAATGCGGATCCGAATGCACAATTGGAGGTTACCTATCAAGGCTGTACCACCGGTTTTTGTTATCCACCGGAAACTAAAACTTTGTCTTTAGCGGATTTACCGGTCACGACTATCAATGACGTGTCAAATACAGATACGCAAAGTGCGGTTCAAAATTCCTTCGTTTTCAATCTTTCTTCCGCTGACCAAAATAGCCTAACTTCCGCATTGTTAGAAAGTCGTTTTTCTGCCTTGTGGTTTTTTGTCTTAGGGCTTGGCTTGGCGTTTACTCCTTGCGTATTGCCGATGTTACCTTTGTTATCGGCGATTGTTATCGGGCAAGGGCAACGTCCAAACATGGCGCGTGCGTTGGGGTTAAGTTTTACCTATGTACAAGGTATGGCGTTGACATATACGCTGCTCGGTTTGGTGGTCGCGATGATTGGGTTACCGTTCCAAGTGGCGCTGCAAAGTCCTTATGTGCTGATTGGCTTGTCGGTGATTTTTACCTTGCTGGCGCTTTCTATGTTTGGTGTATTTAGTATTCAATTGCCTAGCGCATGGCAAACCAAATTAACGCTAATCAGTCAAGGACAAAAGGGCGGTGCATTTTCTGGCGTTTTTGTGATGGGTATGGTGGCAGGGCTTATCGCCTCGCCTTGTACTTCGGCACCGCTTTCGGCGACATTGCTGTATGTGGCGCAAAGTGGCGATTTGATCTTCGGTGTGCTTACACTTTATTTGTTAGCCCTTGGTATGGGCATTCCGTTAATTTTTATCACCTTATTTGGTAATAAAATTTTGCCGAAATCTTCTGCTTGGACAGAAAAAGTTAAAACCGCTTTTGGCTTTGTTATGTTGGCGTTGCCTGTCTTTTTACTTTCCCGCGTTTTGCCGGAAATTTGGGCGCCGCGAATGTGGGCGATGCTTGGCGTGGCATTTTGCTTATGGGCGGCGTTACAGATGCCGGCAAGAGGTATCGGTCATGCATTGCGCATTGGTTTTTTTGTTGCGGCATTTATTTTGGTTAAACCGCTGCAAGATTGGGTGTGGCAAGAAGAAGTGATACAAGAAACGCCAAATGCAGTGATTTTTCAAAAAATCAGTAGTGAAGCGGAATTAAATCAAGCCTTAATGAACAATCCCAAAGCAATTGCCATGTTGGATCTTTATGCAGATTGGTGTGTGGCGTGTAAAGAATTTGAAAAATATACCTTTAATACACCAAAAGTGCGGTCGGATTTTGAGCAGATTTTGCTGTTGCAAGTGGATATGACCAAAAACAGTGCAGAAAATGCTGCCTTAATGAAAAAATTCCAAATTGTTGGGTTGCCGAGCATTTTATTTTTTAATCAACAAGGCGAAGAAATTCAAGGTTCACGCGTGAGCGGATTCATGGATCAGGCACAATTTTCTGCTTGGATAAACGAAAAAGTATTGCCTTGA
- the arcA gene encoding aerobic respiration control protein ArcA, protein MITPRILVVEDETITRNTLKSIFEAEGYEVFEASDGNQMHRIISSQEIHLVIMDINLPGKNGLMLARELRENTNTALMFLTGRDNEVDKILGLEIGADDYITKPFNPRELTIRARNLLQRTMSEKAKTATPHLEQYRFNGWTLDLNSRTLINPEGEEYKLPRSEFRAMLHFCENPGKIQTREELLKKMTGRDLKPQDRTVDVTIRRIRKHFEDHPDTPEIIATIHGEGYRFCGEIES, encoded by the coding sequence ATGATAACGCCACGTATATTAGTCGTTGAAGATGAAACGATTACAAGGAATACACTCAAGAGTATTTTCGAGGCGGAGGGATATGAGGTATTTGAAGCAAGTGATGGCAATCAAATGCATCGAATTATCTCCTCGCAAGAAATTCATCTTGTTATTATGGATATCAATTTACCGGGTAAAAATGGGTTGATGTTGGCACGTGAACTACGGGAAAATACCAATACTGCACTTATGTTTTTAACCGGGCGTGATAACGAAGTTGATAAAATTCTCGGTTTAGAGATCGGTGCGGATGACTATATCACCAAACCGTTTAATCCAAGAGAATTAACTATTCGTGCAAGAAACCTATTGCAACGTACCATGTCCGAAAAAGCAAAAACCGCAACGCCACATTTAGAACAATATCGTTTTAACGGTTGGACGCTAGATCTCAATAGCCGAACGTTGATCAATCCGGAAGGGGAAGAATATAAATTACCGCGCAGTGAATTTCGCGCTATGTTGCATTTCTGCGAAAATCCGGGAAAAATTCAAACCCGTGAAGAATTGCTGAAAAAAATGACCGGACGCGATTTAAAACCGCAAGATCGTACCGTGGATGTGACGATTCGTCGTATTCGTAAACATTTTGAAGATCACCCGGATACGCCAGAAATTATCGCTACTATTCATGGCGAAGGTTATCGTTTCTGCGGTGAAATTGAATCTTAA
- a CDS encoding Predicted esterase, which produces MIIYLHGFDSSSPGNYEKIMQLKFIDDDVRFVNYSTLHPRHDMQFLLNEVHKLVSESKDPHPLICGVGLGGYWAERVGFLCGIKQAIFNPNLFPYENMTGKIDRPEEYQDIATKCVENFRKKNQGRCLVFLSTQDEALDSQRSAETLSPFYEVIWDENESHKFKKISQHLQRIKAFKNA; this is translated from the coding sequence ATGATTATTTATTTACACGGGTTTGATTCCAGTAGTCCGGGTAACTACGAAAAAATAATGCAGTTGAAATTTATTGATGATGATGTGCGTTTTGTCAATTATAGTACCTTGCATCCGCGTCATGATATGCAGTTTTTGCTCAATGAAGTACATAAATTAGTATCGGAAAGCAAAGATCCACATCCATTAATTTGTGGCGTTGGACTTGGCGGTTATTGGGCGGAACGCGTGGGATTTTTATGCGGTATTAAACAGGCAATTTTTAATCCAAATTTATTTCCTTATGAAAATATGACGGGAAAAATCGACCGACCGGAAGAATATCAAGATATTGCGACAAAATGTGTGGAAAATTTTCGGAAGAAAAACCAAGGACGCTGTTTAGTTTTCTTATCTACACAAGATGAAGCGTTGGATTCACAACGTAGCGCCGAAACGCTTTCACCTTTTTATGAGGTGATCTGGGATGAAAACGAAAGTCATAAATTTAAGAAAATTTCTCAACATTTACAACGGATTAAAGCATTTAAAAACGCGTAA
- the rimK gene encoding RimK protein → MKLLMLCREPRLYSCQRLQEAAQESGHSMDILDPNRCLIKLSENAPHFQLYYQSNNEHPPYLLSGYDAVLPRFGAGSNRMGCAVLRHFEGENIYCLNSASAFLLARDKWQSLQVLMQQHIPVPNSALSGSEFQSAEAVKFVRSPTILKTLSGSQGIGVILAERERSAVSILETLSQSNVPVLLQDFIAEAEGADLRCFVIGDKVVAAMRRICQSGEFRANFHRGGSAEPVQLSEEEKDIAIKAARALGLDIAGVDLIRSAQGPLVLEVNASPGLEMIEKTSGIDIALQMIAYTEKKVKLWRETVQSAVENTTENKVEK, encoded by the coding sequence ATGAAATTGTTGATGTTGTGTCGAGAACCTCGATTATACAGTTGTCAGCGACTACAAGAAGCGGCACAAGAAAGTGGGCATTCAATGGATATTTTAGATCCAAATCGCTGTTTAATAAAACTGTCGGAAAATGCACCGCACTTTCAACTTTATTATCAAAGCAATAACGAACATCCGCCTTATTTATTAAGTGGTTATGATGCGGTTCTCCCGCGTTTCGGGGCTGGCAGTAATCGTATGGGATGTGCGGTATTGCGTCATTTTGAAGGGGAAAATATTTATTGTTTGAACTCGGCATCGGCTTTTTTGTTGGCGCGAGATAAATGGCAGAGTTTACAAGTTTTGATGCAGCAACATATTCCGGTGCCGAATTCCGCGTTGAGTGGTAGCGAATTTCAATCAGCTGAGGCGGTGAAGTTTGTGCGTTCGCCGACGATTTTAAAAACCTTGAGTGGTTCACAGGGTATCGGCGTGATTTTAGCGGAAAGAGAACGAAGTGCGGTCAGTATTCTGGAAACATTGTCACAATCGAATGTGCCGGTATTATTGCAGGATTTTATTGCCGAAGCGGAGGGCGCGGATTTACGCTGTTTTGTGATTGGCGATAAGGTGGTAGCGGCGATGCGGCGCATTTGTCAAAGCGGGGAATTTCGAGCGAACTTCCATCGGGGCGGTAGCGCGGAGCCGGTGCAATTAAGCGAGGAAGAAAAAGACATCGCTATTAAAGCAGCACGTGCTTTAGGATTAGATATCGCTGGCGTAGATTTGATTCGCTCGGCACAAGGTCCGTTGGTTTTGGAAGTTAACGCAAGTCCGGGATTGGAGATGATTGAAAAAACCAGTGGCATTGATATTGCGCTGCAAATGATTGCTTATACAGAGAAAAAAGTAAAATTGTGGCGGGAAACGGTGCAAAGTGCGGTCGAAAATACCACAGAAAATAAGGTAGAAAAATAG